From Pseudocalidococcus azoricus BACA0444, a single genomic window includes:
- the murG gene encoding undecaprenyldiphospho-muramoylpentapeptide beta-N-acetylglucosaminyltransferase, with protein MPKLLIAASGTGGHLFPALAVAQALTDYEITWLGVPDRLENELIPGHFPLITIKMGGFQSRNPLSKVKPIVQLLKAIRQTRKIVKTGNYVGVFTTGGYISSPAILAARSLGLPAILHDSNALPGKVTRWLTPWCSTVAVGMDEAAKRLKQGQSKTPIKITGTPVRPEFLYRTTNSMSLQIEDVKIPEDVTLIVAMGGSQGAVGLNQLVRGAVRAWLQRGAWVVHLTGSNDPEAQAIQHPHYLSLQFYHDMAPLLQRANLAISRSGASALTELAITATPSILIPYPFAAEDHQWFNAQVFAQAGAAYTHRQQELTSAQLQEIVLDLLKHPAKLEKMSSQAQSLAVPDSVDQLVSLIRSQCT; from the coding sequence GTGCCAAAACTTTTAATTGCTGCTAGCGGAACGGGTGGCCATTTATTTCCGGCTTTAGCGGTTGCCCAGGCCCTGACCGATTATGAAATTACTTGGCTGGGTGTCCCCGACCGCCTGGAGAATGAGTTAATCCCAGGCCATTTCCCCTTAATCACCATCAAAATGGGTGGATTTCAAAGCCGCAACCCCCTTAGTAAAGTTAAACCCATCGTCCAGTTGCTCAAAGCCATTCGGCAAACCCGGAAAATTGTGAAAACCGGAAACTATGTGGGTGTGTTTACCACAGGCGGCTATATTTCATCCCCAGCAATTCTAGCGGCTCGGAGTTTAGGGCTACCGGCCATTCTCCATGATTCCAATGCTCTCCCCGGAAAAGTCACCCGTTGGTTAACGCCTTGGTGTTCAACTGTGGCAGTGGGGATGGATGAAGCGGCCAAACGACTCAAGCAGGGTCAATCCAAAACTCCGATTAAAATCACTGGAACCCCTGTCCGCCCAGAGTTTTTGTATCGGACCACTAACTCAATGAGCCTCCAAATTGAGGATGTCAAAATTCCTGAGGATGTCACCTTAATTGTTGCGATGGGGGGCAGTCAAGGGGCTGTGGGCTTAAACCAGTTAGTTCGCGGTGCAGTCAGGGCCTGGTTACAGCGGGGGGCCTGGGTGGTGCATTTAACGGGCAGTAATGATCCCGAGGCCCAGGCCATACAGCATCCGCATTATTTAAGTCTGCAGTTCTATCACGATATGGCTCCTCTCTTGCAGCGGGCCAACTTAGCCATTAGTCGGTCAGGGGCTAGTGCTTTAACCGAATTAGCGATCACCGCAACCCCGAGTATTTTGATTCCCTACCCCTTTGCCGCCGAGGATCATCAATGGTTTAACGCCCAAGTCTTTGCCCAGGCCGGGGCCGCCTATACCCATCGGCAACAGGAGCTAACCAGCGCGCAATTGCAAGAAATTGTTTTAGATTTGCTCAAACATCCAGCCAAGCTAGAAAAAATGTCCAGCCAAGCTCAGTCTTTAGCCGTTCCCGATAGTGTGGATCAACTCGTGAGCCTGATTAGAAGTCAGTGTACTTAA
- the cobA gene encoding uroporphyrinogen-III C-methyltransferase, whose translation MGESSTVGKVYLVGAGPGDPGLLTVRGKTLLECADVVLYDALISPEIFRLINPNAELIHVGKRRGNHSLNQEEIIQLLIDQAQEHAIVVRLKGGDPFIFGRGGEELIALTQAKVPVEVVPGVTSGIAVPAKLNIPLTHRELSSSVLLVTGHEGAGKYQPDVNWEAVAHAADTIVIYMGLHNLSQIRQALLTAGRDPNTPMALIQAGTQPEEKIIITTLGAEFEGLENTKKPTLIVIGEVINIRELCQSLI comes from the coding sequence ATGGGTGAAAGTTCTACGGTTGGTAAAGTCTATTTAGTGGGTGCGGGGCCTGGAGATCCGGGCCTGTTAACGGTGCGGGGTAAGACCCTTTTAGAATGTGCCGATGTGGTTTTGTATGATGCCCTGATCAGCCCAGAGATTTTTAGGCTAATTAACCCCAATGCAGAACTGATCCATGTGGGGAAACGCCGGGGGAATCACTCCTTAAACCAAGAGGAAATAATTCAATTGCTGATTGACCAGGCCCAGGAGCACGCCATTGTGGTGCGACTGAAGGGGGGCGATCCGTTTATTTTTGGGCGGGGGGGGGAGGAGTTGATCGCCTTAACCCAGGCCAAAGTTCCGGTGGAGGTTGTACCGGGCGTGACCAGTGGAATTGCCGTGCCAGCGAAGTTAAATATTCCCCTGACCCATCGGGAACTAAGTTCATCCGTACTGTTGGTGACGGGCCATGAAGGGGCGGGGAAATATCAACCGGACGTGAATTGGGAAGCGGTGGCCCATGCTGCCGATACGATCGTGATTTATATGGGGCTGCACAACCTGAGTCAAATTCGCCAGGCCTTGTTAACTGCAGGGCGAGACCCTAATACACCCATGGCCTTAATTCAAGCCGGAACCCAACCCGAAGAAAAAATTATCATCACAACCTTGGGGGCAGAGTTTGAGGGCCTGGAAAATACGAAAAAACCGACTTTAATTGTGATTGGAGAAGTGATCAATATCCGTGAACTTTGTCAGAGTTTAATCTAA
- a CDS encoding sirohydrochlorin chelatase codes for MSTATFLVIHGSRDPRPGLELTELLRQLRSSCPAALIEGGMLEATEISLAEQIQQFSDQAQICGYPAINVFPLFLLPGIHVCEDVPAAVKTAQARSPLPITLLPYLGQQPGLMPLLQSILKANQAWVFLGHGSRRPEAMAWIDHLAGELGAIPAYWTKPESLKAAIEQWVSQEITEMRIFPYLLFAGKLLELITQQVQDLNQDYPQLKLHLTDCLRPGPELVNLVQDGLGFSETLVLSSN; via the coding sequence ATGTCCACTGCTACTTTTTTAGTGATTCATGGAAGCCGCGACCCCAGGCCAGGCCTGGAACTAACAGAGCTATTACGGCAATTACGGTCATCTTGTCCAGCAGCCTTAATTGAAGGTGGAATGCTAGAGGCAACGGAGATTTCTTTGGCAGAACAGATCCAGCAGTTTAGTGACCAGGCCCAAATTTGCGGCTACCCGGCCATTAACGTATTCCCATTATTTTTATTGCCCGGTATTCATGTCTGTGAAGATGTGCCTGCCGCGGTCAAAACTGCCCAGGCCCGCAGTCCGTTACCGATTACCTTGCTGCCTTACCTAGGCCAACAACCGGGTTTAATGCCACTCTTGCAATCCATCCTGAAGGCAAACCAGGCCTGGGTATTTTTGGGCCATGGGAGTCGGCGGCCAGAGGCGATGGCCTGGATTGATCATCTGGCTGGAGAACTGGGGGCCATCCCGGCCTATTGGACAAAACCGGAAAGCCTTAAAGCAGCCATTGAGCAGTGGGTGTCTCAAGAAATAACCGAGATGAGAATTTTTCCCTATCTGCTTTTTGCAGGCAAACTTTTGGAATTGATCACTCAACAGGTACAAGATCTGAATCAAGACTATCCCCAGTTAAAGCTGCATTTGACCGATTGTTTACGCCCAGGCCCGGAATTAGTCAATCTGGTTCAGGATGGCCTGGGATTTTCCGAGACTCTTGTTTTAAGCTCTAATTAA
- the thiC gene encoding phosphomethylpyrimidine synthase, which produces MRTEWIAKRQGQANVSQMHYARQGIITEEMDYVARRENLPPDLIRDEVARGRMIIPANINHPNLEPMAIGIASKCKVNANIGASPNSSNLDEEVAKLHLAVKYGADTVMDLSTGGGNLDEIRTAIINASPVPIGTVPIYQALESVHGNIENLTPDDFLHIIEKHAQQGVDYMTIHAGILIEHLPLVRSRITGIVSRGGGIIARWMLHHHKQNPLYTHFDDIIEIFKRYDVSFSLGDSLRPGCTHDASDEAQLAELKTLGQLTRRAWEHDVQVMVEGPGHVPMDQIEFNVRKQMEECSEAPFYVLGPLVTDIAPGYDHITSAIGAAMAGWYGTAMLCYVTPKEHLGLPNAEDVRNGLIAYKIAAHAADIARHRPGARDRDDELSTARYNFDWNRQFELSLDPERAKEYHDETLPADIYKTAEFCSMCGPKFCPMQTKVDADALTELEKFLAQDQEKRVMAEV; this is translated from the coding sequence ATGCGAACTGAATGGATTGCCAAACGGCAGGGCCAGGCCAATGTGTCCCAGATGCACTATGCCCGCCAAGGAATCATTACCGAAGAAATGGACTATGTGGCCCGGCGAGAGAATTTACCCCCAGATTTAATTCGGGATGAAGTGGCCCGGGGGCGGATGATTATTCCTGCCAACATCAATCACCCCAACCTGGAGCCGATGGCCATTGGGATTGCCTCGAAATGTAAGGTGAATGCCAATATTGGAGCCTCGCCGAATTCCTCCAACTTGGATGAAGAAGTCGCTAAACTACATCTGGCCGTGAAATATGGCGCAGATACGGTCATGGATCTCTCCACTGGCGGCGGCAACTTGGATGAAATTCGCACAGCCATCATTAACGCCTCCCCTGTGCCGATTGGGACTGTGCCGATTTACCAGGCCCTGGAAAGTGTCCACGGCAATATCGAAAACCTCACCCCTGATGATTTTCTCCACATCATTGAGAAACACGCGCAACAGGGTGTGGACTATATGACAATCCATGCCGGAATTTTAATTGAGCATTTGCCCTTGGTTCGCAGTCGGATCACCGGAATTGTCTCCCGCGGTGGCGGCATTATTGCCCGTTGGATGTTGCATCATCACAAACAAAACCCGCTCTATACCCACTTTGATGACATTATCGAAATTTTCAAACGCTACGATGTCTCATTTTCCTTAGGAGATTCCTTGCGTCCCGGTTGTACCCACGATGCCTCGGATGAAGCCCAACTGGCGGAACTGAAAACTTTGGGGCAACTCACCCGCCGGGCCTGGGAGCATGATGTGCAGGTGATGGTTGAGGGGCCTGGCCATGTGCCGATGGATCAAATTGAATTCAATGTCCGCAAACAGATGGAAGAATGCTCTGAGGCTCCTTTCTATGTGCTTGGGCCGTTAGTGACAGATATTGCGCCCGGCTACGATCACATCACCTCTGCGATTGGGGCGGCCATGGCCGGCTGGTACGGAACTGCCATGTTGTGTTACGTCACTCCCAAAGAACACCTCGGTTTACCCAATGCCGAAGATGTCCGCAATGGTTTAATTGCTTATAAGATTGCCGCCCATGCAGCGGATATTGCCCGCCACCGGCCTGGGGCCCGCGATCGGGATGATGAACTGTCCACTGCCCGCTATAACTTTGATTGGAATCGGCAGTTTGAGCTTTCCCTGGATCCCGAGCGGGCCAAGGAATATCATGATGAAACCCTCCCGGCTGACATCTATAAAACCGCCGAATTTTGTTCCATGTGCGGGCCGAAGTTCTGTCCGATGCAAACCAAGGTGGATGCCGATGCCCTGACGGAGTTGGAGAAGTTTCTGGCCCAAGATCAAGAAAAACGGGTCATGGCGGAAGTTTAG
- a CDS encoding Crp/Fnr family transcriptional regulator: MPNYTPSHSFADSHIESLEAIYRHQVSTSPLPPKLHNFAAGDCIWLHPERIWVVGQGIVQLNLLHPSGDEVILGLAGPGMPFGSALTTLEAYQARALTAVELMSFTLTEVESSPNLNQSLFRGLSRRLRQVEAILAISSHRRIEDRLRHLLFLLRQEVGHPHPQGHRLAVRLTHQQLASAIGTSRVTITRLLGKLREENWLKLDRDRHLILTPALAPLSL; encoded by the coding sequence ATGCCGAATTACACTCCCTCTCACTCCTTTGCAGATTCCCACATAGAATCTCTGGAAGCAATTTATCGGCATCAAGTCAGCACCAGTCCCCTCCCCCCTAAGTTACATAATTTTGCTGCAGGTGATTGTATTTGGCTGCACCCTGAGCGAATTTGGGTTGTTGGTCAGGGAATTGTCCAGTTAAATTTGCTCCACCCCAGTGGCGATGAAGTGATTTTAGGGTTGGCGGGGCCGGGGATGCCCTTTGGTTCAGCTTTAACCACATTGGAAGCCTACCAGGCCCGGGCGTTGACGGCGGTTGAATTGATGTCTTTTACCTTGACCGAAGTTGAGTCTTCCCCCAATCTAAACCAGAGTCTATTTCGGGGTTTGAGTCGGCGGTTGCGGCAAGTGGAAGCCATCCTAGCCATTTCTAGCCATCGCCGGATTGAGGATCGCTTGCGGCATCTATTATTTTTACTCCGGCAAGAAGTGGGACATCCCCATCCCCAAGGGCATCGTTTAGCAGTCCGCCTGACTCACCAACAGTTAGCCAGTGCCATTGGGACGAGTCGGGTGACTATCACCAGGCTATTGGGAAAACTGCGGGAAGAAAATTGGCTCAAGCTTGATCGGGATCGACACCTGATTCTGACCCCGGCACTTGCCCCCTTAAGCCTCTGA
- a CDS encoding LptF/LptG family permease: MAVAPTRPWLPISLPVLDRYLLLEMIAPFIWGLGIFTIIAAVIGTVFELIRRVLDSGLGVAEAGQVFLLRLPSFIVLGIPMAILFGTLMAYSRLSRRSEIIACKSVGIGARRLVVPALLAGLVAMTSTWALNEYVVPASSYQAYLRLKAGIDQPVTPFQERNIFYREFAQRYLQQIFFAQEFDGQVMQGVTILNFGQGLLSEIIAAESAEWFEPERAWKLSNGTRYLLDGNQAYQEVVPFTHQAFTYRRTPLELAQEIRTPEFMSSGEVKDFLGILLQSGDQKRIRTWRVQLQEKRSLPWVCLLLALIGSVLGINSPRSNNAWAFGLSVAVIFSYYLVSFVTISFGQGGILSPFVASWSPKIGLGLIGILLLIQAQRR, encoded by the coding sequence GTGGCTGTTGCCCCAACTCGCCCTTGGCTACCAATTTCGCTGCCGGTTTTAGATCGTTATTTGCTCCTGGAAATGATTGCTCCGTTTATTTGGGGCCTGGGTATCTTTACGATTATTGCGGCGGTGATTGGGACTGTTTTTGAACTAATTCGGCGTGTCCTCGATTCTGGCCTGGGGGTGGCTGAGGCTGGGCAAGTGTTTCTGCTGCGGCTCCCCAGTTTTATTGTCTTGGGGATTCCGATGGCAATTTTATTTGGCACTCTTATGGCCTACAGTCGGCTCTCGCGCCGCAGTGAAATTATTGCCTGCAAAAGTGTGGGGATTGGGGCGAGGCGTTTAGTAGTTCCGGCCCTGTTGGCGGGTCTGGTGGCAATGACGAGTACCTGGGCCTTAAATGAGTATGTGGTCCCAGCCAGTAGTTACCAGGCCTATCTGAGGCTAAAAGCGGGAATTGACCAGCCCGTTACGCCCTTTCAAGAACGGAACATTTTCTATCGGGAATTTGCCCAACGCTATCTTCAGCAGATTTTCTTTGCCCAGGAATTTGATGGACAGGTGATGCAGGGGGTGACCATATTAAATTTTGGCCAGGGACTATTGTCTGAAATTATCGCCGCTGAGTCGGCCGAGTGGTTCGAGCCAGAACGGGCCTGGAAATTGAGCAATGGCACGCGCTACCTTCTGGATGGGAACCAAGCCTATCAAGAGGTTGTCCCCTTTACCCATCAAGCCTTCACCTATCGCCGCACCCCTCTCGAATTAGCCCAGGAAATTCGCACACCGGAGTTTATGAGTAGTGGGGAGGTCAAGGATTTTCTGGGCATCTTGCTCCAAAGTGGTGATCAAAAGCGAATTCGGACTTGGCGGGTGCAACTCCAAGAAAAACGCTCTCTTCCTTGGGTATGCCTTCTTTTAGCCTTAATTGGATCAGTATTGGGAATTAACTCACCTCGTAGTAATAATGCCTGGGCCTTTGGCCTGAGCGTAGCCGTGATTTTTAGTTACTATCTGGTTTCCTTTGTGACTATCTCCTTTGGCCAGGGGGGGATTTTGTCACCTTTTGTCGCCAGTTGGTCTCCCAAAATTGGCCTGGGTTTGATTGGAATATTGCTACTGATCCAGGCCCAACGCCGTTAA
- a CDS encoding TldD/PmbA family protein — MTTDVSSLMTLVETTAQQLGLHKYDLGGSQIDEVSVQVQNGQPKQVKASQRSGITVRVWNQQGQMGVTSTTDLDRRGLELALGMARDASHFGVTEHIPDFSPQAQAPVAPIDLPPVTPAPASELVQKLVAAEQAVIEAHPAISSVPYNGLSQRGISRFYLNSEGAMRQEGGTYTSIYLYSKTDVAGRKPRSAGAFRLSYGLEDLDIASCIAETIEKTTSHLDYQPIASGHYPVIFSPEAFLSLLSAFSNLFNAQSILDGQSLSTPDSLGLALAVPELNVFDDARHPEHIGATTFDGEGTPTQRTPLIEQGILTGLLHSAGTAKRLQAQPTGHANMGAKVTVSSHFYDVSPGREANSSYNLATVDGVVYVDDLHALHAGVKALQGSFSLPFDGWLLKNGERISIESATVAGDFRAVLKQIVHLDPVAQFTQGGFCPLVWVDGLAITGE, encoded by the coding sequence ATGACTACCGATGTCAGCAGCTTAATGACCCTTGTGGAGACAACCGCCCAGCAATTGGGCCTTCACAAATATGATCTCGGTGGCTCTCAGATAGATGAGGTCTCTGTACAAGTTCAAAATGGCCAGCCCAAGCAGGTCAAAGCTTCCCAACGCTCAGGGATTACGGTGCGGGTTTGGAATCAGCAGGGACAAATGGGGGTAACCAGTACAACGGATTTGGATCGGCGGGGTTTGGAGTTAGCCTTGGGAATGGCCCGCGATGCCAGTCATTTTGGGGTTACAGAACATATTCCCGACTTCAGTCCCCAGGCCCAGGCCCCTGTAGCCCCCATTGACCTTCCTCCAGTCACTCCCGCCCCCGCCAGTGAATTAGTTCAAAAACTGGTCGCTGCTGAACAAGCCGTCATTGAAGCTCACCCGGCCATCAGTAGTGTGCCCTATAACGGACTATCCCAACGGGGTATCTCGCGGTTTTATCTCAACAGTGAGGGAGCCATGCGCCAAGAGGGGGGAACCTACACCTCCATTTATCTCTATAGCAAAACCGATGTGGCCGGTCGGAAACCCCGCAGTGCCGGAGCCTTTCGTCTCAGCTATGGCCTGGAAGACCTGGATATTGCCAGTTGTATTGCCGAAACCATAGAAAAAACCACCAGCCATTTAGACTACCAACCCATTGCTTCGGGCCACTATCCCGTCATCTTTTCTCCGGAAGCGTTTTTAAGTCTCCTCTCGGCATTTTCCAACCTGTTTAACGCCCAAAGTATTTTAGATGGCCAAAGCCTTTCCACCCCCGACTCCCTTGGCCTGGCCCTCGCCGTTCCAGAATTAAATGTCTTTGATGATGCCCGTCACCCTGAGCATATTGGGGCTACAACCTTTGATGGAGAAGGAACACCGACCCAACGCACCCCCTTAATTGAGCAGGGAATTTTAACCGGATTACTCCACAGTGCCGGAACCGCCAAACGCCTCCAAGCCCAACCTACAGGCCATGCCAATATGGGGGCAAAAGTAACAGTGAGTAGCCATTTCTATGATGTCTCGCCCGGTCGGGAGGCTAACTCCAGTTATAATTTGGCAACTGTGGACGGGGTCGTCTATGTGGATGATCTCCATGCTCTCCATGCTGGGGTGAAGGCTTTACAAGGATCATTTTCTTTGCCCTTTGATGGCTGGTTACTGAAGAACGGTGAAAGAATTAGTATCGAGTCGGCTACGGTAGCGGGGGATTTTCGGGCCGTCCTGAAACAGATTGTTCACCTTGATCCGGTTGCGCAATTTACCCAAGGTGGTTTCTGCCCCCTTGTCTGGGTGGACGGATTAGCCATTACTGGAGAATAA
- a CDS encoding YeeE/YedE family protein, which yields MSLSQRTEYSQGFRSSMVLAITLGLVVLSTVALSVYGWRQSILFILGIGLGLTLHHARFGFSSAYRKWWLQRDGRGLLAQCLLLGLATLLFAPVLAIGEVAGETIRGALAPVGIAGMLGAFLFGIGMQLGGGCGCGTLAGFGQGNLSTLVTILTFCLGSFLASLTRPFWAQLPSWPPIAWNESLGWVGGVTLQLTLLGILAGVIICFNRDPLQPEDHSPQKKLVPAHDTDERGLMKIIRGPWSLATGAVVLALLACLTLIVSGQPWRITWGFLVWAAHAAQKLGWQPDQSPFWQSEPAQYALNHSIFADVSSVMNIGLILGAILGAALAGRFTVRLVLSWPDALMRGMGGFMMGFGALLSFGCNVSAFLGGIASLSIHGWLWIVFALFGSWLCLQFQGQLKGE from the coding sequence ATGAGCCTTTCTCAACGGACTGAGTATTCCCAAGGATTTCGTTCTTCAATGGTTCTGGCGATTACCCTTGGCCTGGTAGTCCTAAGCACAGTTGCCTTATCCGTCTATGGTTGGCGACAGAGCATCTTATTTATTTTGGGAATCGGCCTTGGTTTGACGTTGCATCATGCCCGCTTTGGTTTTAGTTCCGCCTATCGCAAATGGTGGCTGCAACGAGATGGACGGGGACTGCTGGCGCAATGCTTATTGTTAGGTCTGGCTACACTTTTGTTTGCCCCCGTGCTGGCTATTGGTGAAGTAGCTGGAGAAACCATCCGGGGAGCGTTGGCACCAGTTGGTATTGCAGGGATGCTGGGAGCTTTTTTGTTTGGGATTGGGATGCAATTAGGGGGTGGTTGTGGCTGTGGTACGTTAGCCGGATTTGGACAAGGGAATCTTTCAACCCTTGTGACAATTTTAACCTTTTGCCTCGGTTCATTCCTCGCTAGCTTGACCCGACCCTTTTGGGCTCAATTACCTAGTTGGCCACCCATTGCTTGGAATGAGTCATTGGGTTGGGTTGGCGGCGTTACCTTACAGTTAACTCTCCTCGGAATTCTGGCTGGTGTAATTATTTGCTTCAATCGAGATCCATTGCAACCAGAGGATCATTCTCCTCAGAAGAAGCTAGTTCCTGCTCATGATACCGATGAGCGTGGGCTGATGAAGATAATCCGTGGCCCCTGGTCTTTAGCAACAGGTGCAGTAGTTTTAGCTCTCCTGGCCTGTTTAACCTTGATTGTATCAGGACAGCCCTGGCGGATTACCTGGGGCTTTCTGGTTTGGGCCGCCCATGCCGCACAAAAATTAGGCTGGCAACCGGATCAGTCCCCTTTCTGGCAAAGTGAACCGGCTCAATATGCCCTGAATCATAGTATTTTTGCCGATGTCAGTTCTGTCATGAATATTGGTCTGATTTTAGGGGCAATTTTAGGGGCAGCTTTAGCTGGACGCTTTACAGTTCGCCTTGTTTTGAGTTGGCCGGATGCTCTGATGAGAGGAATGGGAGGATTCATGATGGGGTTTGGTGCTTTACTGTCCTTTGGCTGTAATGTCAGTGCTTTCTTGGGGGGAATTGCCTCCCTCAGCATCCACGGTTGGCTTTGGATTGTTTTTGCCCTATTTGGCAGTTGGCTGTGTTTACAATTCCAAGGACAACTCAAGGGTGAATAG
- a CDS encoding sulfurtransferase, whose amino-acid sequence MKALKRSLSRLGWRSTRLFLAIAFLLAVVALPVTLIVNANAAPGATIQFVSPDWVKSQANNSNLRILDVRNNPLEYISAHLPNAVNIADAAFRGPDGRLPVQYWSEPKLTQILGNAGVSNNSKVLVYSDARDVLGATMVAYILERLGFQDIAVLDGGFTGYKVSNGEVTKAYPKYSVAQPKVQDNPNIRVNLAQVKQLIGKPGVVFVDPRPPKLFSGEENVFIRNGHIPGARNIPWPTFTTTDNPHKLKSLDEIKAILASKKVDPSQDVIVTCSTGREATLQYIVLKHLLKYPKVRIYEGSWTEYSATDLPVQTGPDPIG is encoded by the coding sequence ATGAAAGCGTTAAAACGATCCTTATCTCGTCTGGGCTGGCGATCCACGCGACTATTCTTAGCGATTGCCTTTTTATTGGCTGTCGTAGCGTTGCCTGTCACCCTCATTGTCAATGCCAATGCTGCCCCTGGAGCGACGATCCAATTTGTCAGTCCAGATTGGGTCAAGTCTCAAGCCAATAATTCAAACTTGCGCATCTTGGACGTGCGGAATAACCCCCTGGAATACATTTCCGCTCACCTCCCCAATGCCGTAAATATTGCCGATGCTGCCTTTCGTGGCCCCGATGGTCGCTTGCCTGTCCAGTACTGGTCTGAGCCTAAACTCACCCAAATCCTTGGCAATGCTGGAGTTAGCAACAATAGTAAAGTCCTGGTCTATTCCGATGCTCGGGATGTTCTCGGTGCAACGATGGTGGCCTATATCCTAGAGCGACTTGGCTTTCAGGATATTGCAGTTCTGGATGGTGGGTTTACGGGCTATAAAGTGAGTAACGGCGAAGTAACCAAAGCTTATCCCAAGTATTCAGTCGCCCAACCGAAAGTGCAAGATAATCCAAACATTCGCGTCAATCTGGCTCAGGTCAAGCAACTGATTGGTAAGCCTGGGGTCGTTTTTGTTGATCCACGGCCACCAAAGCTCTTTAGCGGTGAAGAAAATGTGTTTATCCGTAATGGGCACATTCCCGGCGCACGGAATATCCCTTGGCCCACGTTCACAACTACAGATAACCCCCATAAACTCAAGTCTTTGGACGAAATCAAGGCAATTTTAGCCAGCAAAAAAGTTGACCCCAGCCAAGATGTGATTGTCACGTGCAGCACTGGTCGAGAAGCTACCTTGCAATACATCGTCCTGAAGCACTTACTCAAATACCCCAAAGTCCGTATCTATGAAGGTTCTTGGACAGAATATAGTGCCACTGATTTGCCTGTGCAAACTGGCCCTGATCCCATCGGTTAA
- a CDS encoding MgtC/SapB family protein, producing the protein MALENTLFFSPDDIFTISLRLGMAFFVGGAIGLNRQQPGRPAGLRTYMAVSVGSALFVMLPLQAGIDLNSTNALSRTVQGVATGVGFIGAGLILQQSSHGVKPEVKGLTSAAALWLTAGLGTAAGCGLWITSLVGTLMTLMILSGVKRMKQAPLYQIHIYGKGRKKKSPTKSKNTPTAATTIESDNTDH; encoded by the coding sequence ATGGCGTTAGAAAACACCCTATTCTTCAGCCCGGATGATATATTCACGATTTCGTTGCGTTTGGGGATGGCGTTTTTTGTCGGTGGCGCGATTGGCTTGAACCGACAACAACCGGGCCGGCCCGCTGGCCTACGCACCTATATGGCTGTGAGCGTGGGTTCTGCCCTTTTTGTCATGTTGCCCCTCCAGGCCGGGATTGATCTTAATTCCACCAATGCCTTAAGTCGGACGGTGCAGGGGGTCGCTACAGGGGTGGGGTTTATTGGTGCCGGCCTAATTTTGCAACAGTCAAGTCATGGAGTGAAGCCAGAAGTTAAGGGTCTGACCTCTGCCGCCGCTCTCTGGTTAACCGCTGGCCTGGGAACTGCAGCTGGGTGTGGGTTATGGATTACCAGCTTAGTCGGGACATTAATGACCTTGATGATTTTGAGCGGAGTCAAGCGGATGAAGCAAGCTCCTCTCTATCAAATTCATATTTATGGCAAGGGTCGGAAAAAGAAATCTCCCACCAAGTCCAAAAATACCCCCACTGCGGCTACAACCATTGAGTCAGACAATACAGACCATTAA
- a CDS encoding cation transporter: MAQNIGLRRAILFVGVANLSYFFVEFWVARQINSISLFADSIDFLEDAAVNFLILIALGWPAKIRAFVGMFLSGVLLIPAVALVWAVWQKFATPTPPEPWLLSGTGLGALVVNLVCAFVIAQYRHHEGSLVKAAFLSARNDALANIAIIGAGLVTLLWLSGWPDLIVGIGILIMNLDAAQAIWKAARDEHTLAEP, translated from the coding sequence ATGGCCCAAAATATCGGCTTACGTCGTGCCATTCTTTTCGTAGGAGTTGCCAACCTCAGTTACTTTTTCGTTGAATTTTGGGTTGCCAGACAAATCAACTCCATTTCCCTATTTGCCGATAGTATTGATTTTCTCGAAGATGCTGCCGTTAATTTTTTAATTCTGATTGCCTTGGGCTGGCCGGCAAAAATACGGGCATTTGTGGGGATGTTCCTCTCGGGTGTGCTGTTGATTCCGGCTGTTGCGCTCGTTTGGGCCGTCTGGCAGAAGTTTGCGACCCCAACTCCACCGGAACCTTGGTTATTATCTGGGACTGGCCTAGGCGCGCTAGTTGTGAATCTGGTTTGTGCCTTTGTGATTGCCCAATATCGCCATCATGAGGGTAGTTTAGTTAAAGCTGCTTTTCTCTCAGCCCGGAACGATGCTCTCGCCAACATTGCCATCATTGGAGCCGGCCTGGTCACACTCCTCTGGTTATCCGGTTGGCCAGATTTAATCGTGGGTATTGGGATATTGATTATGAATCTTGATGCGGCCCAGGCCATTTGGAAAGCGGCGAGAGATGAACACACCTTAGCTGAGCCATAG